The DNA segment ATACCAGTACTTTCCGTAGAGCCCGTTGAGCGCGTTTTCGATGGGGTTCCCGCTCGCGAACGCTCGAAGGAGGGCTAGCCGTGATCGATCGCCGGTTTTCAACGCGTGTCCGAGTTCCTGTGCCTCCCGGAAGAGTTGCCACTCCTTGTAGAACGAGTCGAAGCCGCGGTCGAAGCCGAAGTGGTCGCTGATCCAGACGTTGTTGCTGAGTGCCAGGGTTCGATATTCCTGGGCCGACAGCGTTTCGGCGAGACTCGGGCCGCCAGGATCGAATTCGAGCGACCCGCCGTGACACCCGTGTTCGGACGGGAGCGTTCCCGTAAAGAGTGATGCGTGGGCGGGGACGGTCCACGGCGCGTTCGTGTACGCGCTATTGAATACTGTGGCATCCTCGGCGAACTCCGTGAGGGCGGGCATCGGGTCACGATCTCGGCCGTACAGGCCGAGTTGCCTGGCCCTGACCGTATCGAGGACGACGAGGACGACGTTGTATCGTCGAGTGCCAGTTGGATCAGTCATGACAGGTACCCCAACTCTTCGAGTCGCGTTCGCTGTTCGTCGGTGAGTGAGACCGCCCGTCCGCGGGTCGCCTCTGCGCGCAGCGCGTCCAGTGCATTGCGCGCTCCCGACCGCGAAACGGTTGGACTTCCGAAGCGCCGATCTCCCGCGGCGTAAGACCGGATCGCGGCGCCGAGGTTTGCCCGCAGAAAATCGCGCGTCGGACTCTTGAGCAGCTTTCCGCCGAGCGCGGCGAGCCGTTCGTGCGCGGGGGAGGCGGCGAAGACGCGACCGCCACCCCTGTCCCAGACGCCCTCGTAGCGGATCGATTCGACGCGCGACGTGACGGGCACCGGGAGCGACGATTCGTAGAACGACGATCCGTACCTCGGAAGCCGCTCGCCGATGCGGCTCACTCCGTCGCCCGCGGCCGCCTCGGCCGTTCGGTCCGACGTCGGTTGCCCTTCACTCACTCCGGCGGCCGTCGGTTGCCGCCCACTCGTATCCGACACACGGTTCAGCGCGTCGACGATCGTCGGACGGAGATCGACGTGTCTGAAGACCCCCGACGTCAGGCGGGTCGCTGGCAGATCCGGATGGACGAACACCGTCGGGACCCGAACCAGGGCGGGGTGCATGGGTGCGTTGTGTCCGAGCACGCCACCCTCTCCGAGCAGTTCGCCGTGGTCCGACGTGTAGACGACCAGCGTCTCCTCACGGAGTCCACGGTCGTCGAGTTCGTCGAGCCGACGTTCGAATCGATCGGCGTCGTCCGCGACGGCCGTGGCGTACTCACGTTCGTACTCGCTCGCGGGTTGACTCCCGCGCGCTTCGAAGTACTCCCACGCGGTCCCCTCGAACGTCCCGTAGGGGGCGTGACCACCGGGCCCGCGCTCCATCACGGCGAATGGTTCGTCGATCCCGTCGAACGGGTGATCGGTCGGTGGCGGCTCGACGTCGAGCACCGAGTAGATCGGGTCCACGTCCGACGGCTGGTCCCGAACCGAGTTCACGAACCGGGTGTCGAACCCCGGGAGGTCGAAGAACGTGGGCGCGTCGGCAGGGAGCCGGTCGGTGAAGTCTCGGACGCCGTGCCGTGGCGGTGCCCACCCGGTAGCGAGCGACGCGAATGACGTCGGGCTGTGTGTCGACGCGGCGATCGTCTCGCACGAAACGCCCCGATCGAGGAGTCGATTCGGCGTGTGGTCCCACCTGACGGCGTCGCCGACGTAGACGAAGACGTTCGTCGCGTCGAATGACGCGGCTGATTCGGGCCACTGCGTCAGCATAGGCTGCTCTGTCACCGACCGCACGGATAACGCTAGTCGGATCGTACGGTGACACTCACGAGGTTCGAGAGAGTTCGATCGCCGACTGGACCGGTCGTTGACGGCACGACTGCCAGTCGTTCGATCTGTAGAAGCAGCGATCGGGACCGTGTCATGCTCCCGACTGCTCACTGTTTCGGCGGGAGCGACGATGGCACTCGTGCGTGTGGATCCTCGCCGATCGTTCGTTCGAGCGCCGGCGCGTGCGATCGAATGTACCGGAGGCGGTCGATCCAGTCGATGTCGAGTCGCCAGTTGATGCCCTTGGCGATCGGTGGCCGTCGGGCATAGGCCTCCGGAAAGCAGGCGAGAAACGCATCACGCGACAGACCGACGCCGTCGCAGTACCGGCCGACGAGCGACGAGACGACGGCGCGGTAACGGCGATCGTCGACGAACATCGTTCGAAACCCATCGCAGAACGTCTCGCCGACGTAGTCGGCGTACTGAAGGAGAAAGAACGCCGGATCGATGATCGGGTTTCCGTCGAGCTCGCCGCGTTCCCAGTCTATGACCCGGGTTACGCGCTCCGATTCGACGTAGACGTTGGAGCCGAAGAAATCGCCGTGTACGGGTGCCGGGAACAGATCCAGATGGTCCGGAGGTGAATCGGGAGAAGAGAGGAGGCGATCACCGCTGCTCGATCGCGCGGCGAGTTCGGCGTGGCTTAGTCGGACGCGCTTCCCTCTGCAGGCTTTCTGGAGTCCGACGAGCCAGTCGATCGCGATCGATCCGGTCCGATGGAGGGCTTCCGGGGTCGGTTCCATCCGATGTTTGAGCGTCGTCCCGTTGATCGGCTCCTCCACGAGCTGGGGGCCGAAGGGGGACGGTTCGAGCCGCGTTTGCGAGATCCCGGTGACCGAATCGTCTCGAAGCCGAGCGGTGATCACGGCCTCGTTGGCGTTAAACACGGACTGGCGGGTGCTGTTCGGGAGTTTCACCGCCTCGGTGATCGTGCCCTCCTCGATCGCGAGCAGCGTCGATCGGTTCCGGCCGGACATGAGCAGCCCATCTCGGGTGACGGGGGTACCGCTCCGTTTGGCGACGAAGAGGTACTCCGGGTAGCACTGGTCGAGGAGCCCAAGCCCCGCCGACAGCCTCGCGAGCGCCTTTCCGAGCCGGAGCGGGCCAGTGATGCCAGCCTTGTCGTTCGCGCCGAACACCCACTCGACGACGTCTCGGTCGGAAACGTCGAACACCCACTCGTTCTTTCGACGCGCCGAGGACAGTCGTGCGAACGTTTCGCATTCGTCGAATCCCGACCGGGCGAACAGTTGGCGGAACGCACGTTTCGTCGAGCCGAGCGCACTCGTGAGCGTCTCGTCTCTGGCGACGGGTTCGAGTTCGATGCCGAGCAGATCGGTCAGTTTTGCCTCCCGCGGTAAGCCGTTCGTCAGAACGACGAGCGTTCCGTCCCGATCGAGAACCGCGTCGAGCGCCTCGATTGCGGCGTTCAGTTCGCTCCTGGTCGCGGTAACGACGACCGTATTGAACGAGTTCGGCTCGACCGGGAGGGTGTCGAGCGACCCCCTAACCGTCTCGATCTGGGCGTGTTCGACCGAGGCAATCGCACGCGTCGCTCCGAGCTCCGGCTCGGATCCGCTCAGGACCGTCACGCTGTCGGCGATCGCCGACAGGAGGATGCCGGTCTGCCCGGGTCGAAAGCCACAGACGAGACACCGGCCCCGAAGTTCCTCCGGGAGCAACAGTCGCCAGCACGCCGTTCTGGTCTGTAGGAACCGTTTTAGGATTTCGTCACCACGGTCGCTCGTCCGGACGAACTCGTCGAAGGCGTCGGCGGGGTTCAGACGAGCGAGGAGGTCGGCTAATCGTCGATAGCGGGCCTCGTCCGAACGTGCGCTGCGCACTGGTCACACCCGTTCGAGCGGCGGATGGCGGTTCGATTCGCCCGCTTCGATTCGGTTGATCCGCGTCGACATTGTGAACGGAAGTGTCGCGTCGCGTCGCCTTAATTCGTATCCGCTCGTGCCGTGACAGTCGTCACCGGAGTAGCGAGTTGGCGCCGTTACGATTCTGGAGGTCGTCCGGAGAGGGACTGGTGTCGGCCGGGTGCTCGACTCGCGCGCCGTGGATTTATGACCGACGCCGTCGGGTTCCGCTCCATGCCCCGCGTTCTCTACTACGGGTCCTCGACGCAGGTCCACAGTGGAGCGTCGCAGTGGATGTTCCGGCTGGCAGATCGAATGCGCGAGCGGGGTCACCGGACCCTCGCTGCGCTGCCAGCCGACGGCGGTATCGCGGAGTGGTATCACGAAGCAGGCGTTCCGACGGTACGATGCTGGTCGAAGCCGCTCAGCCGCCGGCGATCACTTTTCGGTCAGCTTCGCTATCCGGCCGCACTTTTCGACGCCGTTGCGGACCTTCGGTCCGTAATTCGCGCCCACGACGTGGATATCGTTCACGTCAACGAGGTCACCTACCTCGCCGGCTTACTCGCCGGCCGGGTGAGCGACGTCGAGACCGTCTGTCACGTTCGAATCTGTCGGACGTCTTCCCCCATGCGGAACGTCCTCGGTTCGCTCGCCTACCGATTCTCCGATCGTGTCGTCTGTGTCTCCGACAGGGTTGCCGAGTGTCTGTTCAGGGACCTCGGGTTCGACGGACCGCGAGTGACGGTCGTTCGCGACGGCCTACCGTCGCCGGAACGCTTCGAGTCCCTCCCTGACGGCCGGCGATTTCGGGCGACGTTCGACATCGACGAGGACGCGTTTCTGGTGGTGAACGTATCCAAACTGATTCGGAACAAGGGCCAGGATCGCGTCCTCGACGCTGCCGGACGAACCTGGGACGAGGACATCGTGTACGCCATCGTCGGCGGCGACGTCGACGGCCACGAGGCGTACGCCGCTTCACTCCGTCGACGCGGGGCCGGCCTCGAAAACGTCGCCATGACGGGCTTTTACCCGGACCTCACCGAAGTCCTCGGTGCGGCCGATGCCCTGATCCACGTCCCGCGGCACGAGGATCCGTTCCCGGGTGTCGTCCTGGAGGGCATGGCGGCGGGGCTCCCGGTGATCGGATCGACGAGCGGCGGTATTCCCGAGCAGATCGACGACGGGGAGACCGGCTACCTGGTGGACCAGCGGGGCGATACGGAGACGATCGTCGGTCACATCCGGCGACTTGCGGCGGAGCCCACGCTCCGCTCGCGTCTCGGACGAACCGGGGCCGATCGTGCGTTCGATCGATTCGACCCGGACGCGTATTTCGACGAGATGGACGGACTGTACCGTCAGCTGTCCGACGAACCTCGGGTGCGAGCGTACTCATCGTAGGCCGAACGTAGTGACCGGGAAGCGTCGTCCCGCCCACATCACTCGCCGCGACTTCGTTTGCTGGTGGTGCGGATCCGTTTCGACGCGTGTCTGCTAGCTCCTGTCGACGGATCGACCCCGGAAAGTGCGCTTTAGTGGGTATCGACCGATACAATTTGTCCGCATACCGGATCCTTACTGGGCTTCGATCGGTTCGCGGTGTTGCTCGTACCAGTCG comes from the Halovivax cerinus genome and includes:
- a CDS encoding glycosyltransferase family 4 protein, with amino-acid sequence MPRVLYYGSSTQVHSGASQWMFRLADRMRERGHRTLAALPADGGIAEWYHEAGVPTVRCWSKPLSRRRSLFGQLRYPAALFDAVADLRSVIRAHDVDIVHVNEVTYLAGLLAGRVSDVETVCHVRICRTSSPMRNVLGSLAYRFSDRVVCVSDRVAECLFRDLGFDGPRVTVVRDGLPSPERFESLPDGRRFRATFDIDEDAFLVVNVSKLIRNKGQDRVLDAAGRTWDEDIVYAIVGGDVDGHEAYAASLRRRGAGLENVAMTGFYPDLTEVLGAADALIHVPRHEDPFPGVVLEGMAAGLPVIGSTSGGIPEQIDDGETGYLVDQRGDTETIVGHIRRLAAEPTLRSRLGRTGADRAFDRFDPDAYFDEMDGLYRQLSDEPRVRAYSS
- a CDS encoding sulfatase-like hydrolase/transferase; amino-acid sequence: MLTQWPESAASFDATNVFVYVGDAVRWDHTPNRLLDRGVSCETIAASTHSPTSFASLATGWAPPRHGVRDFTDRLPADAPTFFDLPGFDTRFVNSVRDQPSDVDPIYSVLDVEPPPTDHPFDGIDEPFAVMERGPGGHAPYGTFEGTAWEYFEARGSQPASEYEREYATAVADDADRFERRLDELDDRGLREETLVVYTSDHGELLGEGGVLGHNAPMHPALVRVPTVFVHPDLPATRLTSGVFRHVDLRPTIVDALNRVSDTSGRQPTAAGVSEGQPTSDRTAEAAAGDGVSRIGERLPRYGSSFYESSLPVPVTSRVESIRYEGVWDRGGGRVFAASPAHERLAALGGKLLKSPTRDFLRANLGAAIRSYAAGDRRFGSPTVSRSGARNALDALRAEATRGRAVSLTDEQRTRLEELGYLS